In Bacteroidales bacterium, the genomic window TGTTTGCCCGGGCTTTTTCGCCGGTGAGGATTTTCATATCACGCCATCTAACTCTCAGGCCTTCTTTCTCCTCATCGTCTCCAACACTGTGCACCTGGAGGCCGATGAATCCTTCACTTGTCATGTTGTCCACCAGGTTAGCAGCCGGCACACCGTTGATCCAGGTCTGGATCGTATCGCCCAAGGCTTCTATCCGGTAGGTATTCCATTCTTCGTTTTTAAAAGCTTCTCTTGCCTCGGGGTTATCTTCCAGGTTGTATAACCAACCGCGACGAGCTTCATCATAGACCCCTGCGCTCCACGCACGATCCGAAGGGTCTATTTCAACCTGGTACCCATGGACCCGGTTATCCTTGTATTCCGGGATGCTGTTGCTGCGGATCTGTATTCCTGAATTCAGGCCGTCATCCACTTTAAAATCAACTTTGAGGATGAAATCGCCATA contains:
- a CDS encoding DUF1080 domain-containing protein; this translates as MKNILKIASIAAVSFFVAVSCTQTEPEWDRLYNEENLDQWVQLNGEANYYEEDGTIIGETVLNIPNSFLCTKEQYGDFILKVDFKVDDGLNSGIQIRSNSIPEYKDNRVHGYQVEIDPSDRAWSAGVYDEARRGWLYNLEDNPEAREAFKNEEWNTYRIEALGDTIQTWINGVPAANLVDNMTSEGFIGLQVHSVGDDEEKEGLRVRWRDMKILTGEKARAN